A window of the Miscanthus floridulus cultivar M001 chromosome 14, ASM1932011v1, whole genome shotgun sequence genome harbors these coding sequences:
- the LOC136504088 gene encoding L-type lectin-domain containing receptor kinase IX.1-like, whose product MEFVGAASSSMQKSAICGSHRAGARDDWTKEIRRLSYEELAAATNNFADERKLGEGGFGSVYRGFLEDLNLDVAIKRVSKTSPQGWNEFMSEVRIISRLRHRNLVLLVGWCYGDGDCDDLLLVYELVRNGSVDGHLYNPNKKLTWRVRYQIVLGLDLALLYLHQDTDLRVVHHEVKPSNVMLYASFTAKLGDFGLARVIEDGRRSRTTAAAGTTGYVIVFQSSSENVPIN is encoded by the exons ATGGAGTTCGTCGGCGCTGCTAGTAGCTCGATGCAGAAGAGCGCGAT CTGTGGAAGTCATCGAGCTGGAGCAAGGGACGACTGGACCAAGGAGATTAGGAGATTATCCTACGAAgagctcgccgccgccaccaaCAACTTCGCCGACGAGAGGAAACTAGGAGAAGGTGGCTTCGGATCGGTGTACCGTGGGTTCTTAGAGGACCTGAACCTGGACGTGGCCATCAAGAGGGTCTCCAAGACTTCTCCGCAGGGCTGGAACGAGTTCATGTCGGAGGTGAGGATCATCAGCCGTCTCCGGCACCGGAACCTCGTGCTGCTCGTCGGCTGGTGCTACGGTGACGGCGATTGCGACGACCTCCTGCTCGTCTACGAGCTGGTGCGCAACGGCAGCGTGGATGGCCACCTCTACAACCCAAACAAGAAGCTGACGTGGAGGGTGAGGTATCAGATCGTGCTCGGGCTCGACTTGGCGCTCCTGTACCTGCACCAGGATACGGACCTGCGCGTCGTGCACCACGAAGTCAAGCCAAGCAACGTGATGCTTTACGCGTCGTTCACCGCCAAGCTCGGCGACTTTGGGCTGGCGAGGGTGATCGAGGACGGCCGGAGGTCACGGACGACGGCAGCGGCGGGCACGACGGGGTATGTG ATAGTGTTCCAGTCTAGTTCTGAGAATGTCCCAATAAACTGA